One part of the Eptesicus fuscus isolate TK198812 chromosome 20, DD_ASM_mEF_20220401, whole genome shotgun sequence genome encodes these proteins:
- the LOC129147408 gene encoding gap junction alpha-3 protein-like, whose protein sequence is MLVEIKGKSAWSFLGGLLAQVQNPATVVGKVQLTVPLVFRILLVTLIAREQRVAVEREYLLGRLQKLASRGALQRPSLRCLGSSQFLKGQLLVGERILPKGLGAVDRKPSLRSHRGLAIYIAHVVLRAFMELAFLVGQYYLFGFDVPYLFHHHSYPCPTSTNCFVSRATEKMIFLDFMFGVGVSCFLLKT, encoded by the exons ATGCTGGTGGAGATAAAGGGT AAGAGTGCCTGGTCATTCCTGGGCGGGCTCCTGGCCCAAGTGCAGAACCCTGCCACCGTGGTGGGCAAGGTGCAGCTCACTGTCCCCCTGGTTTTCCGCATTCTGCTGGTCACCCTG ATCGCAAGGGAACAAAGAGTAGCTGTGGAGAGGGAGTACCTGCTGGGCAGATTGCAAAAGCTGGCATCTCGGGGAGCCCTGCAGAGACCTAGCCTGAGGTGCCTGGGGTCTTCTCAGTTCTTAAAGGGACAGCTTCTGGTGGGAGAGAGAATTCTCCCCAAAGGCCTGGGGGCTGTAGACAGGAAGCCCAGCCTACGGTCGCACAGGGGCTTGGCCATCTACATTGCCCACGTGGTGCTACGGGCCTTTATGGAGCTGGCCTTCCTGGTGGGGCAATACTATCTGTTTGGGTTTGATGTTCCATACTTGTTTCACCACCACTCCTACCCCTGTCCCACTAGTACCAACTGCTTCGTGTCCAGGGCCACAGAGAAAATGATCTTCCTGGACTTCATGTTCGGGGTGGGGGTGAGCTGCTTCCTCCTAAAGACCTAG